The DNA region CATGCACATGTagaaaatttcaaaactatatAATGATAACAGCAATATATAGGAGTATCAGAAGCCATGCAATACAACTGCATGAATTCTCTGTTCTGCATTGCAGGATTATTACAAATTCCTACACTGAAAGGTACGGGCAGATATTGAACAGACTTCATTTAAAATGTTAATGCACAttagacaaaaacaaagaagtgtACATCacaacatcaaaaaataaaaccaaagcaTAAATTTACATGGCCTGCCAGGTTGAAGTACGAGTGGTTGGTGAGGTTGATAGGAGTCGATTTGGTCGTTGTAGCGATGAACGAGATCACAAGCCTGTTGTCGTCGGTGAGTTGGTACGTTGCAGAGGTCGTGACCTCACCCGGAAAGCCCTCTTCCCCATCGGCACTGACGTAGGTGAACTTAACGGAGTCCTCTCCCTCAATGGATCCTGCCCACAGTTTCTACAGATTGAATCAAGTGGTAGAGCTGGAATTAAATATTTGTCATGATGTCATAGTACAGATGTAAAAGATAGACATTAAAGTACAAAGGAGGATATCTTTATGATGTTCATATCCATCTAATACCACAAATATTTGAAGagctacagtgtatatgaaATCTGAATAGGGTTACCTCAAAGTGAAGTGCACTTAACACAAATGTAGCAAAGAAGGCAACGAATGAATGGCTATTGCATAAATCAGCAGCAACATAAGTGCATGAATATTACAAAGATCTACTAGCACTAACAAAGGCTCTCTAGCAGCATATTACATTGATTACTTTATTTGTCGctgttctttgtttctttgaatGACCATGTTCTCGCCCGGTGCTTTTGTCCTTGGACAAGAGGTTTATCACTGCAATTGTAACAGGGTACGTACACcactcacacacataaacataaatgaaattgtaagtcatgcatgacatgatGGACAAACAACTCTATTACTATTTAATATAATATTTACACACCACTTGCAAACAACACATAACTACCAGACTTTTACACAGATAACTGGGTGACGTTTGTTATTCTAAGGTTTGACAAACCAAAAATGAattaaggttcattattccaaaactTTCTTACTCTGAAAAATTAAAGGTTCCCTATTCTGAAGGTTTATTAATCCACAAATTgaatgaggttcgtcattccatATAGGTTCATtaatttgcaaatgaaatagGGTCTGTTGATCCAGAAATGAAAAGGCAGtgcgtactaacgaaccttcggaatcacaaaccttatttcatttttggattaatgaacttTTAAAATGACAATCCtaattttatttttggattaacgaacctttggaatgacaaactttatttcattttcggatcatcAAACCTTTGGGAAAATGAACCTTCTGTATaatgaacctcatttcattttcagattgacaaattttcagaATTCAAACTCTACCCACATAATTAATGATCTCTACTCACATGGAAGAAGCCATCGATCCCACCGTGGTTGGTGTTGGGGCCGTTGTTTATAGCCAGCTGATATTTGACGCCATCTATCGTAAAGCTGCCCTTGGCTATCCTATTGGCAACCCGGCCAACCACGGAGGCGAAGTAGAAGGAGTTCTTCTCGTAATCTGATGTACaataatgaaatcatattttaaaTATGAATAAACAGATAACAGGCAAAGTCATAGTGTTGAACATGTTAAGTTGTCACTCATTCTAGATAAAAATGTTAAACTTGCTATAAATTGTTACCTTGTTCCTATTACACCAAACAGAACAATAATAAATATCACCCCTTGTTCATTTTATCAGCTCATGAAAGGAGTATAGTAGAACAAAACAGGTACTAGCTATCTACTAAGGACTTCAGATCATGTCCAacagtaactatacacagcccagtcgctgtacatggtacgtcgcgacagggctgtacgcgcgcgaccaccaaccactaggagagcgacgtaatcgtatcacgatagctttgaattttgatacttaacatcatttttgtcacctcaaactcatcgagtatacacttcaatatttactctacatctgatgctatcagtattcaaatgtacgcaatgaaacttaccgaaattgatcatcatatccagcatgtccacacggtacacaatctttcacgccaggcctaactatacacagcccagtcgctgtacatggtacgtcgcgacgtaccgtgtacagcgactgggctgtgttcaagtgtatagttaggcctggcgtgaaagattgtgtaccgtgtggacatgctggatatgatgatcaatttcggtaagtttcattgcgtacatttgaatactgacagcacagatgtagagtaaatattgaagtgtatactcgatgagtttgaggtgacaaaaattatgttaagtatcaaaattcaaagctatcgtgatacgattacgtcgctctcctagtggttggtggtcgcacGCGTACAGCcccgtcgcgacgtaccatgtacagcgactgggctgtgtatagttagtccAACAGTCAAATTTACTGAGCTGGCACAGTGGTCAAACTACATAACACTACACATTCACACAATCGTCTAATTTACTTACTGATCAACTAGCTACTTCACTTTTGGTGAGAGTCATTTATCACATGCTATGTTAAAGCTGAGCTTCGCTACATTGTCAGCTTGTTGTAAATGACTTATTCAAGAAATATCTCTGTTCTCACCAAATAATTTCTGAGGCCATAAGGTCTCTGACTTCTGGTTGACATGATCACAGTGAATAAAGACGAAACCATGGTGCATGATTCATGATTTGAATCATAGTTTTAATTCCATACATCTCTTGATATCTACAAATACACATTGAATCTTGACAAAACACAAATATCATTCAATCATTTGACAGCAAAATCCCCACATTTCACCataagcaaagaaaaacaaagagatctcaTTGAATTCTAATGACATACCCTTCAAGTCTGGCCAGCCGAGAACAACATCGGCTGTCTGGTTGTTCTTGTCTGGCACCCAGAGTTCTGTCAAGGAGGCACCAAAGTTGATCAATTTTGCAGTCACACCATTCTTATTTGTGATGGTGTACTTTTCAACCAGTTGGTTGTTCTTGGTGCGGCCATATTCTTCCACCGTAACAGGCATGGTTGTTTTCTGTCTCTGTGTATAAAGCGTCAGGCTGCAAAGGGGAAACGGATTCTTTCCAAATGTTTATCACCACACTACAATGTAACCAGAAatcaaatcatgcatttttttttctgtatcagtgtgaaagttttgaatttcataCTAAGTTTATTTAACATTCAAATTGGTGTTAAAGCAATTACCAAAATCTTGATCGGCAAGAGTGCTGAATGAACCAAGTTATTGACAGACTATAATACAAATTAAACACTGGCATGCTAATTTCAATTCAAGCAAAACGACATGCCTCTTAAATAAGTCTACTGCTTAGCTTCTCTAGCTCATTTCATAACTGTAAATCTAAATAGCacaatttgaatttcaaaatgtcaactGCAGCACAATTTACATGAATAAAGCATTGTACAGTCTTTACTGGTGCTGCATGCACAGGGGGATCTAGATTCTATACAATAAAGACTGCTTTGATTGAAGTcaactttttttaatgaaagtagGCCCTTTGTGATTTATTTCGGtgaatttcagcaatattgtgGTTTCTGTCACCACTCCAGCTCGATCCACTGACTGTCATTCAGTTTGTCAGTGCGTGCAAATGTGTGCCAACATCCCTGGCCTGGATCTATGCATTGGGATCCCAAATCTAGCTAGCCCATTACAAGGCACAGCACTCACGTGTTGTTACAACGTAGCTGCATGTGTCCATCATAATTCATTATGACTTGAGGCATGACATGACATGGAGACTTTGTTCTATTCACGGTCACACAGTTAAGAGCAGCAGAAAGAGAGGAAGATCTAGCATATTTTATAGTTAAGCAGGAGTTTCATCATAATACGTGTCTTTGTTGGGAATTGATTATATACAGCAATCAGCATCACAACATGGCACACTCTTCAACAACCAGTTCAGTTCAGTTGAGACACACCTCCAACAACACACCCACACAATGCAGGTGCACGTGTCGGTTCGGTTACGGTCAGTTCAGGTTTCCCACCCGGGCCGAGCAGGCGTGCATCATCAGCATCGATCGGCATGTCTGCATGACCTGCCATTGCAACCCTACGCTAGTACCATTGCTTTTCAAGTACAGAAATCTACTAATTACATGTACTTCCTTGCTCTTCTGACGCTGACTTTAAGCATCGAAGTAGAAAGAAACATATTAAAGCAACCACTAACCTGTATCAGCTAGACCCCTAGAGCCTCGAGAGATGTTCTCCGTGTTGGAAAGATTGAGGGATGGCTGCGTCTCTATCGTGCACTCTCTCCTTAGTTGTGTCTATCACTAACAAGTGGTGGCGCAATTGCTGTTACACGTAAGCTAAACAAGAGCCTCGAGCTAGCTTTCACTGTGGTTTGCTAGCATGTCATGGGGGAACAGACAATTCTTATCTCAAAACGTCACCAAAAGTCATACATTGTGAAATTCACCAAAACTGCCTGAATCAGGCCAAGACAAGAATATGAAGAAGCTAGATCACTGCCAAACATATTTCACGTCTATAAATCTTATTTATTCAGATGTTCGGAAAATTGTTCTAGTACCGGTACTCACAAATTTCAAGAAGAAGACTGTAGTAGGGAAGCAGTAATAGATcagaacttaaaaaaaaataaaatattgcaaCTCATACCAGATTGTCTACCTCTAAAGTGGTAGAAGTAGCATAGTGAGCAAGGTCACATGACTTCTTACATGATTCactctttacttttaatcattaatgaaatttccacactttttgttgttgttgttgttgcctaatacataggaatacatagggtcTGACCACTTTGGACcccaactttttcttttcttttctttttctttttttaaccccagaagtggcaccagaaaaatgTGGTtaagcttctttttttctttttacttgtcagctgatgaaaacTGGAAgaggcaccagaaatattgaaCTGGGACCCCCAATTTAAAAAACACAGCGCCAGCCACGAAAGCAGCCTGCGGGTGTCCATTTTAATTGTAACAGGGTTTCATTACAACAAAGAATTTCTTCCAGTCCTGACTATCTAAAGCAGGTTGCCTGTATCTCTTACCAGAGTTATGAATTTATGTTCCATCATTATTTCAGACACATTACATGTACTGAAATTGGAGATCCTTTGTTCGTCGGTTTCTATTTCTGTTAGACAATGAAGATTGAAGTTAAAATGTGCAACTTCCATGATGGCCCTGCCCATAAAATTTTGTGCTGAATatacccccaaaaaaaagtaacagaCAAAAGTGTATGCACATGCTGCCCTTTGTTTTGAAGCAGAGGATAAAGACTCTTTCTGACACTGTGACCCAAGTAGTCATTTCATCACTAGAAAATTAAAGATactatatttgaaaaaaaaaatgatcaagcAAGAAtccatctttattttttcaaaatgttccAAAATGATGACTTCTTTTTGCAACAAATGGATGCAGTATCTCATGAactctttttttgtttaatatgaCATCAATTACTTAACTTCATGGGGAACACATAATCTTAAATTGATACTATGAATACATTTACAAATCTTTCCAGTCACAAAAAGCAATCAGATAAGAAAGACATTAACAAATAGGCCctacagataaaaaaaaaaaaaaatgatatggaGACAGTGTGCGAAATTTGCTCTTGAACAAGCATCAAACATGTTCTCATTGTAATACAGATGTTGATGTAAATAGGTAGACATCAGTATAGATATGACATAATTTGCATTAACATGCCCACGaaaatgcatttcaatttaCAGTACATTATAGAACAATGTAAGTTTTCTGTTTCTATAATCCTATGGTAGTTTGACAAGGCATTGGTTCCACATTGACTCTAAATGGAAATTTATCATCTTTAGAGCAtatcaaatttcacacacatgaaCAAAACTCAAAAGTTATTACAGCACTCTCATTTGTCACATGCTTGGATACCCTGTATAGCCTAATGCACAGTATCTTCCAGAAATTGCTTGATTATGGAAATCTAATAACTTGGTgtgaagaggggaaaaaaattgtgGATTGACCAGTTGCATGTGATAAGCtgaaatttttgtattgttgaGCACTGTGGGCAAGCTATACAAGGCAAATTATATCAATGATGGGTAAATAAGCCTCACATACAAAACTtcttgattttcatgaaatgtctTGCCTTGTGACACGTGGAATCAGTACACAACCTTACAATATGAGGTCATGAAGACTTGTATGACAGTAAGATTAACATTATGTTTAATTTCTGTGAGCTTTTAAAGAGCATTACAACTTCACCATAGGCCAACCCATGTTAACTGCAACATCGGTGTATTCATTGAATTCATGTAATAATTGTATtcattcaaaaaatatgaactaCAAATCTTGTGGAGTCATTGTGGCATATAAGAATCTGCAAATTATGGAAGTGggaaatttttaaaaatctttaaaTTTTTAACAAGTGAcaggtctagcgctcacccgagtattGCACTTAATCTGCATGGCACTCAAGCTGAGGTaaactccctccccccccccccctccctgatACCATAATTTGTTCAGATAATGATCACCCCCCATCCATTGATGATTCCTGCCAAGTTTGTTCAAAATCCAGATCACTGTTTTccacaaaaagataaaaatatatcaaagatcATGAAATGTGCTAATCCGAGGCATTTGGCCTCGGCCTATGGGCGCCATTACTTGTACAAACTATGATCCCTAGCCCCGCTTCCCccacaatttcagcaaaatttggtgaaaatcaacTCACAACTTTTCAAGTAAAAGATGAATatgtgaaaaaattgaagatGGCAGATGCCAAACAGTAAATGATTGTAACAGCACACTTAGCCATTCCACTCAAATGAGCTAAAAGATGCATAGCTACTAATGGGTTTAGTAGTGAGACAATAATGTGTAATTTTAATTTCCTTCtgctttttatttcaaaagtttAGATATTTTATAGTCATTCACAGGTACTGTCGAAACGAAAGCTTTCTCACAATAGATATTTCACAATTTCAGTAAAGATCATTTATTTATAATATCGCAGACAAGaatatttctgtacatattttgataatTCCCAGAAtattactcttttctttttgtgcgAGTTCAATAGATTGCTAAATATGTGAAAAATTCCACACCATGAAACATTCCATATTTCCAGTAAAGGGATTGACATTTTTGCTACATGATGACAACTAGAGTGAAGTAAAACATTAACTTTTGAGTTGTCAAATGCCATTTCAATTATTTGATCTCCATTACAGACATCACATCACCCATCATGTCATGCACACAATGACTACTGAGTGTTCAGAATAATATGCGCAAAACATGATTTCAATGTACTGATCTACATTTAAAAGGAAGTCGACAATGTTGGCAGCAAGCaggatttaatatttaaaaaaaaaaaatcattattgaCATGGTGGGTTCAAACTCAATCATTCTTTCATTAATTGAACATATTAACATTCCTACTATGGATAAATAGTTACTGGTGAGATGAAATAATTACAGGAGGAAGTTGGATTGAATTACCCTATCAGATTCAGAACTAGTTTACATGGAATACCATCAAAATCTCCACATGACACATTTCAACTGTCATTGCGCAATGTGGATAATTCTTTTTGGAGCATCTTTGGCAAATGACATTTGATGGAAACTTAATGCACATTGCCACCCTAATTGCAACACTGGTCTCCTATTGACATACAATATGTTACCCATGACATCATGGattataatcttttttttttttttttataatcacaAAAACATTCTGCTGGGTAAATCGCATAACCCATCAAAGGACTTCCCTGTTGTGCAGAAACCCGATGTTAAAAATCTTAAACCTTGAAAATTTATATAAGTTTAGAGTTGAACAGAAATGAAGCAGATTTGTCTAAacttgtatttaaaaaaaaaaaaaaacttgtttatTCAAGCTACAGTCCATAATGCTGGGTCTGATCGTATGCTCCTAATATTGTGACAGTTTTTATCATTTCTGCTCCTCTTCCTTTTCTCAAGCAAAGTATCAATGAATGACTATCTCTCTGCATTCTTCATATTCTACAAACCATAACTATCTATAAATCAACACTTCTTGGTCCTCATAATTAGATTTTGATCTGTTCTGGGCTTACTATCTTAAAATTTCTTTATTctcttacatatatatatcaaaaaaagtcAAGGATTTTTACTCTATACAGAATGGCAAACATGATGCATAATTTTGATGATCAAGAGTCACAGAGCTGACTTTGGGGCTAGCGTCCTGCTTTCCTCAGCCTCAGTCAAGATTTCAATCTCTCAGCTGCCAGACAGCAAAATGACCACATAACGAACTGCTACCTGctaaataaatataaaacagACTCTACTGAATAGTCTCTGGCTgtacaaatttgatgaaaatattgtatcTGTTATTTTTAGCACTTCTTTGTTCTGGGATTCACAGTTCATTAATCATAAGGGTAGAAACATGTTGTTTCATCTCCTTGAGCTAGTCCTTGCATTGGTATTCTTCATGGCATTTGACGACAACACGTTGCTGGTTCCAAGGGTGCTAAAATCAATGACTGCACTCCCTGCGTTAGTGGGCGGCGCCCGCTGAGGACCAGGATTTGCATTTGTAAACTGCAGACTGGGCCTCGCCATTCCATAAGCACTGTTCGCGGTGGTCCTCAAGATGCCCTTTAATCGCGTGTCAGGCACGATGGGAGATGGAACGTCGTGGGAGGGGACGCTGTCGATGTCTGAGGCAAAGCTGACGTCCCTGATGGGGGTTCCAAAGGGCGTGCTGTGGGCACGGACCGGCGTCATGGAGAAATTGCTGCCGCCGCCCGCTAGGTAGCTGGGCAAGGCGGAGGCAACAGGTTTAATAGGTGGGACACTGGGTGTGAAGTCATCCAGGGACGACCGCGTGGTTGCTATGGTAGCGGAGACTGGGTTGATGCGGGTCCATTCATCCTTGATGATTTGAACGGTGAGGATGGAGACGAGGTGGGAGAGCTTGTTGTAGACATGGGCAAGGACCATCTGAAGTGAGGCAATAATAGAAATACAAAGTAGTCCAATTGTCAGGGATATTaacaatgttgacattttgcagcTTTCAAGTGGTAAAGAGGACACTTCAAAGGCACTAAACAGCGGAGGGGTGCAGAGGGCTATATCAAAGAGAGGTTATCAGGTCTAATATGCAGTCAAGTGATTTCTTATTTCTTAGGAAGTCAAATTCTGAGGTGAGGACACTTCATGAGATTCCagatctttttgtgtgtgtgtgtgtgcatgtgtgtgtgcatgtgtgtgtgtgtgcgtgtcagTCTTGGTCTGATGATCAAAGGTTCTTTTGTCTTCAATTTTTTACTGCAATTAAGTGGCAAAGATGAGAAAAACTTTCCTTCTCTTTGTAAAGCAGTGGATATTTCCACAACCACCATCAACCACGGAGCTCAAAGGCCTATACATTTATGGACCCAGTGCTGTAATTGActgatgcatattatgtaattcTGTAATATTCTACATCCTTCTTACAAATGGATTACTCAATACATCTCAAGACCAAATTTTGCTGTTCACTGACCTATGCAATAGTGATGCTTGCTTTCTCTCAAAATTTAATACAATGTGAGTTGGTTCTTGACGTTCATAAGGAACCAAATGCAAGCACTTGTCGTATTTCAATTCTCACCTGCTCATCTGCATCCCTTCTAACCCTGACATTCAGGGACCCAACGAGCTGGCCAAACGACATTGTCCAGAAATGCTCATTGCGGAATTCAAGCACGCCATCTAGTGTTGAAGCCtgcaatgtgaaacaaagacaCAGTTGTGGGCTTTTACTTACTTTTACACTGAAAATCATACTGAGAAAACACATTCAACATACTCATATACAGAGTTAATGCTAGCCTCCCTCCCTAGAGAAATACCTTAACAAAATATTAACATGTAGCTCAAGTTGAATAAGTGAGTTATAAATGCCACATGAAAAAGCACCAGTTTGTTAGAACACACTGACGACAAGTCGATTTTGATATATCATGTTTCCTATAGATGCCTGCCTAAGATTCATCAGGGCTGGTCTTGAACAGGTTGAAATTACAGACTGCTCTTCCTATGGTGTGCAATGAATGGTCACATCAGCCTTAGGCTGAAACTATTCcagtgtgaagaaaaaaaaaaaaaaccctacagAATGGGTACTACAAGCCTGCCTTTGCACCATGGAAGAACCTTGAACACTCTACAGTATACTCCTATTATAACGAGCATGGTTATATCGAAGTGTTGTTACAATGAACTAAAAATTCAGGTCCAGCTTGTTCTGCTATAATAAAATTTCAATACACGAAAAGAAAACTGCTCATCCCAAGGATTTCATTTAACGGGAGTCTCCTGTATTGAAGTGCTGACTAAAATATGTAAAACACATCCATCTTGATTAGCAATCATTATTTCCTGTATACAATTTATACACTTTGGACATCAGGAAGAGAGGACACCGAGTGATTACCCTTGTTTCTAAAATCATTGGGTGGGGGAAATTATTTTCTCACCTCTCGTAGACACTTGTCCAACTGCCCCAGTATGTGTGCTGGAGTCGTCTGCAGCAGTATGGTGCCAGAGTACACACTCATGGGAAACATGGTGCCAATGGTCATCATGGCTATACAGAATGCCGCCACCGCGTCTGCTGCGTGAAAATTGCTGGTGACAGAAATGAGGTGGGGAAAATGGATATTCACGTTAGCGTGTTGCATCAACAGAATATTTTGCCCAGTATGTTATATTTAGTGTATGTTATCAACTTTGCCACGCAATGTGGACATTGATGATATCGCTATTTTATTTGGCAATCAAATAGCTGGTACGTAAGTGAAATCCACACTCGcactcaaatgaaaatgaaattgtggAACAGGATAACACATTACTACAATGTAGTACATATGTCTCTATCAACACCATTGGTATGGCAACGTTTAAAGTCATTGCACATCAAACATGAAAGATGAACAAAAGTCAGTTGATTCAAACATGTGCCATTAATAGAGACAACTAGAAAGCACTCGGAAAGTGCAGACTTCCACTGAGCAGCTCAATTCTACCCATATtcgcatgctgaaaatcgccctaTTTCCCAATTACGAAGCCTTGTGTTTACCTCATCAGCTTCCTGCTGCGCAATGTCTTGAGAGCAAAGCATGCGCTTTagtgcaaacctcaaatacgtgcagcttgaactcccaagttcattgaccctatttgcctaaagataaagaaaaatccttaaaaattcattaaaaaatcccaaattgctatcaaaatttaatcatctgttgtgtcattatcaacttttcctgcaagtttcatccaaatgcttaacaactttttgagtattttgtaaatagacgaaacaaacaaacaaacaaacaaacagacaccggcaaaaacataacctccttgacGGGGGTAATAATCTGTTCACAGAGACttcaaccccaagcaccttctgatctggagattctcccgcctgaaacccctagcaaacgggagacccAAGTTTATGTGTGCGAagtgcgaagttcctagggttatagatgctctctggtgctatctaaggcttatttttgcaatatacgatagcaataagtaagaaatcctttccaatgGCAGACattgagccagggcgggaggaattaaaatctcaaacgggagaacgggagattttgcaaaagtgggttttcgacgggagatctcccgtcgaaaacgggagagttggagtctctgtgttcATCTTCACACATCGTATATGTACatggttaaagggatagtatagttttggttaagatggtgattcagatttttacttCTTGAGAGATTCAGAACCACttagaaatattaaagagtgtacaattctaagaggcattcaaagcttatttgatgacaattggaTATAAactggctgaaatatccaaaaacaaggtataaaaacaaagtggtcctaataaaaagtgggtcccaccttttattaggatctctgtttctggatatcagccatttcaaaagcaattttcatcaagtaaactttgaattcctcttagaattgtatgctcttttgtGCTCTACCTATTTTATAAGAGGCTTCTCATAATGTTAAAAAAGTTAAACAACCTGAAGcgctatctcaaccaaaactataccattcctttaaattCTATCCTCAAAGTAATAATTTTTTcgagaaaacaaaagcaaactaaaaataaaaaaatctgtttttgaTGGGAAGTAGGTAAATGATAATGCGGAAAATATGATAGGTTATGAAATGTCACTAAATTtgtgaaagaaagagaagaattcTTACTTCATGTCCACAAGGAAGTCAGTGACACACAAGGAAAGCATACTGCAGAGACCGATCAGGACGAACGGATTCACtcgaggaagaagaagatgatcaAAGCCTGGCACGACTGTGCAgaaactgaagacaaaataaccAAGAAGGAAACAAGAAGCTTATCTCCTTTGCACTGGATAGACTCTCtctgtatcattttcaatttttaaagcGTGTTTCAAATGTGGACGACGAGAAACACAGACATCCAATTCACTACATTTCTTAATAGACTCCAGAACAGTTCTACATCCAACAATGCTAAGTTCATCCATCCTTATGTATAGACTGTAGTGCATCTTTTGcaggacatgaatgtgacatattTAACAGAATTAACCAAAGGCAAACACACATACcaacaaatgaacaaagaaattagTATTACAGCATTAGCAAACCAGggtgaaactttcaccagataTTTCCTTATAACTGACTGTTCATGATGAATTAATTACATCGGAAACATTCGTGAAACACATAGGCTGTGAAGAATGTGTATCAACATATAAAATCGTAATCATTGCCCTGCAGTTGAGTATGTTCACAACTACAAGAAAGACAAACCAACTATAATTTGTTACCTATGGCAccgggggtgtttcataaagctgttcgtaaagttacgaacgacttacgagcgactggtgatcagttcttgtgctgaattgtggaaattctgataagtatagcacatcagaactgatcaccagtcgctcgctCGTAACtgtacgaacagctttatgaaacagttTTGAGGGGGTGAATAACAGAGAGAGAGTTGTCGCATCTCACCTCTGGCAGATATCGGCAAAGTGCTCCTGCAGCCAGCTGCTCTTGGAGGCAGAGCTGACATGGCTGAAGGCCTGATTGCTGGAGCCATAGAGGAGCACCAAGTGGCTGAAGAGACCCAGGATGGCCCCCAGCATTAGACGCCCTGTGTGGATCTCTGGGGGCTGCAGGATGCGCTCCGTGCTGCAGTTGCCATGGAAAGAGAAGAGggtagttttaaaaaaaatgcctttggaatattcataactttggaTTTAGCAGTGAACTGGGTTTGAATGGCAGAAAAATGTGAGAACTCTAGTTTTCTGTATA from Diadema setosum chromosome 1, eeDiaSeto1, whole genome shotgun sequence includes:
- the LOC140231258 gene encoding galactose mutarotase-like isoform X1, whose product is MPQVIMNYDGHMQLRCNNTLTLYTQRQKTTMPVTVEEYGRTKNNQLVEKYTITNKNGVTAKLINFGASLTELWVPDKNNQTADVVLGWPDLKDYEKNSFYFASVVGRVANRIAKGSFTIDGVKYQLAINNGPNTNHGGIDGFFHKLWAGSIEGEDSVKFTYVSADGEEGFPGEVTTSATYQLTDDNRLVISFIATTTKSTPINLTNHSYFNLAGHNGGTILDHVIQINAEQYTPLDDTSVPTGEIAPVKDTVFDLREPTRIGDRIHDAPGLGFDNNFCVKSSLEEPCARVTHPESGRCMEMFTTKPGIQFYSANYLDDTARGKEGITYPKHGALCLESQYYPNAINQPNFPNSVLKPGETYKHTTVYKFSWN
- the LOC140231275 gene encoding zinc transporter 6-like; protein product: MGMLCFLVLLLWCQSTNSIALLAFTYIIFFDVLSLIVCLITIWVTKQKPSSIYTYGYERFEVLAVFSTTMLAIFGAIFIMKESTERILQPPEIHTGRLMLGAILGLFSHLVLLYGSSNQAFSHVSSASKSSWLQEHFADICQSFCTVVPGFDHLLLPRVNPFVLIGLCSMLSLCVTDFLVDMNNFHAADAVAAFCIAMMTIGTMFPMSVYSGTILLQTTPAHILGQLDKCLREASTLDGVLEFRNEHFWTMSFGQLVGSLNVRVRRDADEQMVLAHVYNKLSHLVSILTVQIIKDEWTRINPVSATIATTRSSLDDFTPSVPPIKPVASALPSYLAGGGSNFSMTPVRAHSTPFGTPIRDVSFASDIDSVPSHDVPSPIVPDTRLKGILRTTANSAYGMARPSLQFTNANPGPQRAPPTNAGSAVIDFSTLGTSNVLSSNAMKNTNARTSSRR
- the LOC140231258 gene encoding galactose mutarotase-like isoform X2, with amino-acid sequence MPVTVEEYGRTKNNQLVEKYTITNKNGVTAKLINFGASLTELWVPDKNNQTADVVLGWPDLKDYEKNSFYFASVVGRVANRIAKGSFTIDGVKYQLAINNGPNTNHGGIDGFFHKLWAGSIEGEDSVKFTYVSADGEEGFPGEVTTSATYQLTDDNRLVISFIATTTKSTPINLTNHSYFNLAGHNGGTILDHVIQINAEQYTPLDDTSVPTGEIAPVKDTVFDLREPTRIGDRIHDAPGLGFDNNFCVKSSLEEPCARVTHPESGRCMEMFTTKPGIQFYSANYLDDTARGKEGITYPKHGALCLESQYYPNAINQPNFPNSVLKPGETYKHTTVYKFSWN